Proteins encoded by one window of uncultured Draconibacterium sp.:
- a CDS encoding mechanosensitive ion channel family protein, with protein sequence MEINFLYWGIVLGIVIISYFLSFIARRILARIIRRKSENLKEDPTKFVFLKNSVSFIIFTVALIIIFLITPALNDIGKGLFAGAGILAATIGFASQKAFSNILSGIFILIFKPFSVQDTIEIKSDSLKGVVEEITLRHTVIRDYENRRIVIPNSLISETTLLNSSMTDVKIKKHVDFGISYDSNIDLAKKIIEEEILKHPNYIDNRTDEEKSEGMPLVVMRLVSLGDFSVNIRAYVWTNSNDEAFVLQCDVLESVKKRFDKEGVEIPFPYRTLVFKNKPDKID encoded by the coding sequence ATGGAAATTAATTTTTTGTATTGGGGCATTGTTCTTGGGATTGTAATTATATCCTACTTCCTTTCTTTTATCGCCCGGCGAATTTTGGCCCGTATTATCAGAAGGAAATCGGAAAACCTGAAAGAGGATCCTACCAAATTCGTCTTTCTGAAAAACAGTGTATCGTTTATAATTTTTACAGTCGCACTAATCATTATTTTTCTGATTACTCCGGCACTTAACGACATTGGAAAAGGCTTGTTTGCAGGTGCCGGAATTCTGGCGGCAACAATTGGTTTTGCTTCGCAAAAAGCTTTTTCAAATATTCTGAGCGGTATTTTTATTCTCATCTTTAAACCATTCAGTGTACAGGATACCATCGAAATAAAATCAGACAGTTTGAAGGGGGTTGTGGAAGAAATAACCCTGAGGCATACTGTAATTCGTGATTACGAAAACCGGCGAATCGTAATTCCAAACAGCCTCATTAGTGAAACAACATTGCTTAATAGCTCAATGACGGATGTGAAGATTAAAAAGCATGTTGATTTTGGTATCAGTTATGATTCTAATATTGATCTGGCTAAAAAAATCATTGAAGAAGAAATTTTAAAACATCCGAACTATATCGATAACCGAACTGACGAAGAGAAAAGCGAGGGAATGCCACTTGTTGTTATGCGGCTGGTGTCGTTGGGTGATTTCTCTGTTAATATCAGGGCTTATGTATGGACTAATTCAAACGACGAAGCTTTTGTATTACAATGTGATGTTTTAGAAAGTGTTAAAAAAAGATTCGATAAAGAAGGCGTTGAAATTCCATTTCCTTATCGAACCCTGGTATTTAAAAATAAACCCGATAAGATTGATTAG
- a CDS encoding RNA polymerase sigma factor encodes MKIHYNDNEVSLIRLCKKGDAKAQYRLYKLYCKGMYNVAIRMTNDKSLAEDVLQDAFVKAFSEIDKLKNEKAFGGWLKRIVINRSIDVTRKEKMFYAEVENLGSDDHEIAVEIESDFSPERIHHFIKQLPDGAREILVLRALEGYKHAEIGEKLGISESTAKTQFFRAKQLLVKMMQDETGFRKISEGATA; translated from the coding sequence TTGAAAATACACTACAACGATAACGAAGTTAGCTTAATCAGGCTTTGTAAAAAAGGCGATGCGAAAGCTCAGTACAGACTCTACAAACTTTATTGCAAGGGAATGTACAACGTGGCTATTCGGATGACGAATGACAAAAGTCTGGCAGAGGATGTGCTTCAGGATGCGTTTGTAAAAGCGTTCTCGGAAATTGACAAATTGAAAAACGAAAAAGCCTTTGGGGGTTGGCTAAAACGAATTGTAATTAACCGAAGTATTGATGTTACCCGAAAAGAAAAGATGTTTTATGCCGAGGTTGAAAATTTGGGTAGCGATGACCATGAAATTGCAGTTGAAATTGAGAGTGATTTTAGTCCGGAACGAATTCACCATTTTATTAAACAACTGCCGGATGGCGCCCGCGAGATTTTGGTGCTTCGCGCTTTGGAAGGTTACAAACATGCTGAAATTGGAGAAAAACTGGGGATTTCGGAATCGACAGCAAAAACGCAGTTTTTCAGGGCAAAACAATTATTAGTTAAAATGATGCAGGATGAAACAGGATTTAGAAAAATATCTGAAGGAGCAACGGCTTAA
- a CDS encoding putative quinol monooxygenase, with amino-acid sequence MFIVHVFVHVKEDSIEAFKSATIENAKNSINEPGIARFDFVEQQDDPTRFVLVEVYRTADDPAKHKETAHYQKWRDAVADMMAEPRSALKFYNVHPDEKGWD; translated from the coding sequence ATGTTTATCGTTCACGTATTTGTTCATGTAAAGGAAGATAGTATCGAGGCGTTTAAATCGGCCACCATCGAGAATGCAAAAAACAGTATTAACGAACCCGGAATTGCCCGTTTTGATTTTGTAGAACAACAAGACGACCCTACGCGTTTTGTATTAGTAGAGGTGTATCGCACAGCTGACGACCCGGCAAAACACAAAGAAACGGCACACTACCAAAAGTGGCGCGACGCAGTTGCCGACATGATGGCTGAACCACGATCTGCACTCAAGTTTTATAATGTACATCCCGACGAGAAAGGTTGGGACTAA
- a CDS encoding iron-containing alcohol dehydrogenase, with protein MAFNFSFATAGQIIFGNYSLEKVPELVAGFGKKVVLVTGKKSSRAEELMAKFSQGTDTVIFNVPGEPTTDLIEAGVKLARQHVSDVVVGFGGGSVIDGAKAIAAMATNKGELLDYLEVIGRGNPLTEKPLPCIAIPTTAGTGAEVTKNSVIKSPENNVKVSLRSNQMYPDVAVVDPVLTWSMPPALTASTGVDALTHLMETFVSNQANPFIDMVCREGLTRISCSLRKAYKDGNDKQAREDMAMASLLGGMALANVKLGAVHGFAGPMGGMFPIPHGAVCACLMTAVIKENIQVLRESKLDSSKYDELAKILTGNEKAISSDAAIWASELIAELQIPPLSEFGLAKEDFPVLVEKAKVASSMKGNPVKLTDEQLFRILERSL; from the coding sequence ATGGCATTTAATTTTTCATTTGCAACGGCGGGGCAAATCATTTTTGGAAATTACTCGTTGGAGAAGGTGCCGGAACTTGTTGCCGGTTTTGGGAAGAAAGTGGTTTTGGTAACGGGAAAAAAATCGTCGCGAGCTGAAGAGTTGATGGCGAAATTCAGCCAGGGAACCGATACCGTAATTTTTAATGTGCCCGGCGAGCCAACCACCGATTTGATTGAGGCCGGTGTTAAATTAGCACGCCAACATGTAAGTGATGTAGTTGTTGGTTTTGGAGGCGGTAGTGTAATCGACGGTGCAAAAGCAATTGCTGCCATGGCAACCAACAAAGGCGAGTTGCTGGATTATTTGGAAGTAATTGGGCGCGGGAACCCGCTGACAGAAAAACCATTGCCGTGTATTGCCATTCCAACAACTGCCGGAACCGGCGCTGAAGTCACCAAAAACTCGGTTATTAAATCGCCCGAAAATAATGTGAAAGTTAGCCTGCGAAGTAACCAGATGTACCCCGATGTTGCAGTGGTTGATCCGGTACTTACCTGGTCGATGCCACCGGCGTTAACAGCCAGCACCGGCGTTGATGCTTTAACTCATTTGATGGAGACATTTGTGTCGAACCAGGCCAACCCGTTTATCGATATGGTTTGCCGCGAGGGATTAACACGAATCTCATGTTCGTTACGCAAAGCATATAAAGACGGCAACGATAAACAGGCGCGCGAAGACATGGCCATGGCCAGCCTTTTGGGAGGAATGGCATTGGCCAACGTAAAACTGGGAGCCGTGCATGGGTTTGCCGGACCAATGGGAGGAATGTTTCCTATTCCGCACGGAGCTGTTTGCGCCTGCCTGATGACAGCTGTAATTAAAGAGAATATTCAGGTCTTGAGAGAAAGTAAACTCGATAGCTCGAAATATGATGAACTGGCAAAAATACTTACCGGAAACGAAAAGGCTATTTCGAGTGATGCAGCCATTTGGGCATCTGAACTGATAGCAGAACTTCAGATACCGCCGCTTTCGGAATTTGGACTGGCAAAAGAAGATTTTCCGGTACTGGTTGAAAAAGCAAAAGTTGCAAGCAGTATGAAAGGTAATCCGGTTAAACTGACAGATGAGCAGTTGTTTAGGATTTTGGAGCGATCATTGTAA
- the mutL gene encoding DNA mismatch repair endonuclease MutL yields the protein MSDIIQLLPDAVANQIAAGEVIQRPASVVKELVENALDAGATEITINIKDAGKTLIQISDNGCGMSPTDARMAFERHATSKIRSANDLFAIRTMGFRGEALASIAAIADVELRTKKADDEVGTFIHIIGSEVKTQEPAGCNNGTNFMIKNLFFNVPARRKFLKANSTELKHIIWEIQRVALPNPDIKLSLIHNGSPVYDLPPANHRKRLVDVFGKTLNQSLINVDEDTSIVKVFGYIGQPKYARKTLGEQFFFVNGRFMRHPYFHKAITQAYEQLLPPDTYPSYFLFLELDPEAIDINVHPTKTEIKFENERDIWPIIHASIRESLGKYNVVPSIDFDQSGSIDIPVPKRDGEGVRFPEIQINPDYNPFNNEKDFAERGYSPFEKDSAGQGRSSSPDSGREKKNLENWEDLYQGAQLKLKPEPEYRESMPQSDDLYANAPGQFSGKKVLQLKQRYVLTPVKSGLMVIDQKRAHERILFEKFMEVLKSDSVASQQQLFPQTIELNPADSALLKSILEDLLSLGFDIREFGKDTFIINGTPAVLDISSPELILEKLLEEYKTSPVDARSKAKEQIAASLAKASAMDYGTDLKQEEVDHLIDNLFACATPNFSPDGKKVLTIISTDDIEKSFSK from the coding sequence TTGAGCGATATCATTCAGTTATTACCCGACGCAGTAGCCAATCAGATTGCTGCCGGAGAAGTTATTCAGCGACCGGCATCGGTTGTGAAAGAGCTTGTGGAAAATGCTCTTGATGCGGGCGCAACTGAAATAACCATCAACATAAAAGACGCAGGAAAGACCCTTATTCAGATTTCGGATAATGGTTGTGGAATGTCGCCAACCGATGCCCGGATGGCTTTTGAACGTCACGCTACATCAAAAATACGTTCTGCCAACGATTTGTTCGCCATTCGTACCATGGGGTTCCGTGGCGAGGCGCTGGCATCGATTGCTGCCATTGCCGATGTTGAACTGCGTACTAAAAAAGCCGACGATGAGGTGGGGACTTTTATTCATATTATTGGTTCTGAAGTGAAAACACAGGAGCCGGCGGGGTGCAATAACGGTACCAACTTTATGATTAAAAACCTGTTTTTTAATGTACCGGCACGTCGTAAATTCCTTAAAGCAAATTCCACTGAATTGAAACATATAATCTGGGAAATTCAGCGGGTAGCATTGCCCAATCCCGACATAAAATTATCATTGATTCACAACGGCTCACCTGTTTATGATTTGCCGCCTGCCAACCATCGGAAACGCCTGGTTGATGTGTTTGGCAAGACGTTGAATCAGAGTTTGATAAATGTGGATGAAGATACCAGCATTGTAAAAGTGTTCGGTTACATCGGGCAGCCAAAATATGCACGCAAAACATTGGGCGAACAGTTCTTCTTTGTGAACGGACGTTTTATGCGCCATCCTTATTTTCATAAAGCCATTACACAGGCTTACGAGCAGTTGTTGCCACCCGATACTTATCCATCGTATTTTCTGTTTTTGGAGCTCGATCCGGAAGCGATCGACATCAATGTGCATCCGACTAAAACCGAGATAAAATTTGAAAACGAACGCGATATCTGGCCAATTATTCATGCATCGATACGCGAATCGTTAGGGAAGTATAATGTAGTGCCGTCCATCGATTTTGACCAAAGTGGAAGTATTGATATTCCTGTACCGAAAAGAGATGGCGAGGGAGTCCGTTTCCCTGAGATTCAGATCAATCCAGACTACAATCCGTTTAACAACGAAAAGGATTTCGCCGAGCGCGGGTACTCGCCATTTGAGAAGGATTCAGCAGGACAGGGACGAAGCTCTTCGCCCGATTCTGGCCGGGAAAAGAAAAACCTGGAAAACTGGGAAGACTTGTACCAGGGAGCACAATTAAAATTAAAACCCGAGCCGGAATACCGCGAGAGTATGCCACAGTCCGACGATTTGTATGCCAATGCACCCGGGCAGTTCAGCGGCAAAAAAGTATTGCAACTAAAACAACGTTATGTGTTAACGCCGGTAAAATCGGGTTTGATGGTTATCGATCAGAAGCGGGCACACGAGCGTATTTTATTCGAGAAATTTATGGAGGTGCTGAAATCGGATTCGGTAGCCAGCCAGCAACAACTTTTCCCGCAAACCATTGAACTCAATCCTGCCGACTCGGCATTATTGAAATCGATTTTGGAAGATTTGTTGTCACTTGGATTTGATATTCGTGAGTTTGGGAAAGACACTTTCATTATAAACGGAACACCGGCTGTTTTAGATATTTCGTCGCCCGAGTTGATACTTGAAAAATTGCTTGAAGAGTATAAAACATCACCTGTTGATGCGCGCTCAAAAGCCAAAGAGCAGATTGCGGCGTCGTTGGCAAAAGCATCGGCAATGGATTACGGTACTGATTTGAAACAGGAAGAAGTGGATCACCTGATTGACAATTTATTTGCCTGTGCAACGCCAAACTTTTCACCCGACGGGAAAAAGGTGTTGACCATTATTTCGACAGATGATATCGAAAAAAGTTTTTCAAAGTGA
- a CDS encoding rhomboid family intramembrane serine protease: MNYRPALNMPPVVKNLILANVVIFLITMVMQQTGTDLYQVLGLYFPASEKFRLHQVFTHMFMHGSIGHIFFNMFALYMFGRVLEGVWGPKRFLTFYLVTGLGAAALHTLVHFFEYQAVMSNIAPEQLAYFKDLAMQGKYIPNTPSEKLTMILNTPTVGASGAVFGILLGFGMLFPNTQLMLLFPPIPIKAKYFVIGYGALELYLGLSQPGSNVAHFAHLGGMLFGYFMIKYWNKNSNRFY, encoded by the coding sequence ATGAATTATCGTCCAGCCTTAAATATGCCACCCGTGGTTAAGAATTTAATACTTGCAAACGTTGTGATTTTTCTGATAACCATGGTAATGCAGCAAACAGGCACTGATTTATACCAGGTTTTAGGACTATACTTCCCTGCTTCTGAAAAATTTCGTTTACACCAGGTATTTACGCATATGTTTATGCACGGAAGTATTGGGCATATCTTTTTCAATATGTTCGCACTCTACATGTTTGGTCGGGTTTTGGAAGGGGTTTGGGGGCCAAAACGTTTCCTTACTTTTTACCTTGTAACTGGTTTGGGTGCTGCTGCCTTACATACGCTGGTTCATTTTTTTGAATATCAGGCCGTCATGTCGAATATTGCACCCGAACAGTTGGCTTATTTTAAAGATCTGGCAATGCAGGGTAAATACATTCCGAATACGCCATCTGAAAAGCTAACAATGATTTTGAATACGCCAACGGTAGGAGCTTCAGGTGCTGTGTTTGGTATATTGTTGGGATTTGGAATGCTTTTCCCAAATACACAGCTGATGTTATTATTTCCACCAATTCCTATAAAAGCCAAATATTTTGTAATCGGTTATGGTGCTCTTGAGCTTTATCTTGGACTTTCGCAGCCCGGAAGTAACGTGGCACACTTTGCACATCTTGGGGGAATGTTATTTGGTTATTTTATGATTAAATACTGGAACAAGAACTCGAACCGTTTTTATTAA
- a CDS encoding rhomboid family intramembrane serine protease: MDIVGDIKRTFKEGSALTRLIYINIGVFLLLKIIGVFFYHSGQSIPLYQWLSVPSVTEALVQRPWTPITYMFLHQGFIHLLFNMLGLYWFGQLFLYHFEGDKLLGVYLMGGLWGAFLYIVAYNLFPAFNSVYGLLLGASASVFAILVAIAFYDPNREIHLFFIGRFPLKYVAAFYILLSVIGISSTNPGGNIAHLGGAFWGWFYIYQLRKGKDMGAGLVGFVNKIGEFLAGLFKHKSKMKVTYRKPPRDDHEYNRQKHKQQDEINRILDKIAKTGYDSLTKQEKELLFKQGKK; this comes from the coding sequence GTGGATATTGTTGGTGATATAAAAAGAACGTTTAAAGAAGGATCGGCATTAACCCGACTCATTTATATAAATATTGGTGTTTTTCTTTTGCTGAAGATCATAGGTGTATTCTTTTATCATAGCGGACAAAGCATTCCATTGTATCAATGGTTATCAGTTCCTTCGGTTACCGAGGCTCTGGTGCAGCGTCCGTGGACCCCGATAACCTACATGTTTTTGCACCAGGGGTTTATACATCTTCTGTTTAATATGCTGGGACTGTATTGGTTTGGGCAGCTGTTCCTTTATCATTTTGAAGGAGACAAACTCCTGGGCGTTTATCTAATGGGAGGACTTTGGGGAGCATTTTTGTATATAGTAGCGTATAATTTGTTTCCGGCTTTTAATTCGGTTTATGGCTTATTACTGGGAGCCTCTGCTTCAGTATTTGCCATTCTGGTGGCCATTGCATTTTACGACCCTAATCGTGAGATTCACCTGTTTTTTATAGGGCGTTTCCCATTAAAATATGTAGCTGCTTTTTACATTTTATTATCCGTAATAGGTATTTCTTCTACAAATCCGGGAGGTAATATTGCACATTTGGGAGGTGCCTTTTGGGGCTGGTTTTATATTTATCAATTGCGAAAAGGAAAAGATATGGGAGCGGGACTAGTAGGTTTCGTGAATAAAATCGGTGAGTTTTTAGCAGGACTTTTCAAGCATAAAAGTAAAATGAAAGTTACCTATCGGAAACCTCCGCGTGACGATCATGAATACAACCGCCAAAAACATAAGCAGCAAGACGAGATCAATCGTATTTTGGATAAAATTGCAAAAACAGGTTACGATAGTCTTACAAAACAGGAAAAAGAGTTGCTTTTCAAACAAGGGAAGAAATAG
- a CDS encoding YihY/virulence factor BrkB family protein — MATDKITFKGLKKLGERAVERAKSISLPLFDGVPLYDVMLFFWRSIVDGSITTRASGIAFSFFLALFPGIIFLFTLIPSSGFEQELFIIIKELVPEKIWPVIEETITEIVLKDPGRNVKSLNFVMALMFATNGFVSMMSAFDATVHNINRRKWWSQYLAAIILLVIFTLLLVAAIALLTGGQALINYLDQIDILRDKFLVYLLTVGKWIITVTIFFFAFSFLYYMAPAKKTKWRFISAGGSLATILSIFGFIGMSYYLNNFSQYNILYGSIGTLLAVLLLMYVMSLILLIGFELNASIYQAHTYQDDD; from the coding sequence ATGGCAACGGACAAAATCACTTTCAAAGGTTTAAAAAAACTGGGCGAAAGAGCAGTTGAGCGCGCCAAAAGCATCTCGTTGCCTCTTTTTGATGGTGTACCATTGTATGATGTAATGTTATTTTTTTGGCGAAGTATTGTTGACGGCTCAATAACCACCCGGGCATCAGGCATTGCTTTTTCCTTTTTTCTGGCATTATTTCCCGGAATCATTTTCCTGTTTACTCTTATTCCTTCGAGTGGTTTCGAACAAGAACTTTTTATTATAATCAAGGAGTTAGTACCTGAAAAAATCTGGCCTGTAATAGAAGAAACGATTACCGAAATTGTTTTAAAAGATCCGGGACGTAATGTTAAATCGTTAAACTTTGTTATGGCTCTTATGTTTGCAACAAACGGCTTTGTTTCGATGATGAGTGCTTTTGATGCAACCGTGCACAACATAAACAGAAGAAAATGGTGGAGCCAATACCTTGCAGCCATTATTCTGCTGGTAATTTTTACCCTGTTGCTTGTTGCAGCAATTGCATTGCTAACCGGAGGACAAGCATTAATTAACTACCTCGACCAAATTGATATTCTCCGCGACAAATTTTTGGTATACCTGCTAACGGTTGGAAAGTGGATTATAACGGTTACCATATTCTTTTTTGCCTTTTCGTTTTTATATTATATGGCACCTGCCAAAAAAACTAAATGGCGTTTTATTTCTGCCGGTGGCTCACTGGCAACTATTTTAAGTATTTTCGGATTTATCGGGATGAGCTATTACCTAAATAACTTTAGCCAATACAATATACTTTACGGATCAATAGGAACATTACTGGCAGTATTGCTTCTGATGTATGTTATGTCGTTAATTTTACTTATCGGATTCGAGTTAAATGCCAGCATATACCAAGCTCACACCTATCAGGATGACGACTAA
- a CDS encoding DUF4783 domain-containing protein, translating into MKNLKEIVSVIVLLCSMVAVSSGFPQDNKLPNEIIVGLNTGNAKVLSSYFNQNVELVVLDNDNVYSKAQAQQIVSNFFSKFPPVVENAFSVIHNSGKADSRSVIGKLKTEKGDFRVYFLLKKSSGKEYIHQLRIEQQ; encoded by the coding sequence ATGAAGAATCTAAAAGAAATAGTTTCAGTTATCGTATTACTTTGCAGCATGGTTGCAGTATCTTCCGGGTTTCCGCAGGATAATAAACTGCCCAACGAAATAATTGTTGGGCTGAATACGGGAAACGCAAAAGTACTTTCTTCGTATTTTAACCAGAACGTTGAACTTGTGGTACTTGATAACGACAATGTATACAGCAAGGCACAAGCCCAGCAAATTGTATCTAACTTTTTTAGTAAATTCCCTCCTGTTGTCGAGAACGCTTTTTCAGTTATACACAATAGTGGAAAAGCTGATTCCAGATCAGTTATCGGAAAACTAAAAACTGAAAAAGGCGATTTTAGGGTTTACTTTTTGCTCAAAAAAAGCAGTGGCAAAGAATATATTCATCAACTCCGAATTGAACAACAATAA
- the rlmH gene encoding 23S rRNA (pseudouridine(1915)-N(3))-methyltransferase RlmH, whose amino-acid sequence MKITLLVVGKTDASYLRDGMNEYLKRLKHYVNFEMEVIPDIKKGKNTNAELQKSKEGELILSKLTAGKELHLFDEKGKMFSSVEFSRFLEKKMISGPKELVLVVGGPYGFSDEVYKRASTKISLSRLTFSHQMVRLLCVEQIYRAMTILKGEPYHHE is encoded by the coding sequence ATGAAGATTACATTATTGGTTGTTGGTAAAACTGATGCATCGTATTTACGCGATGGAATGAACGAATATTTAAAACGACTAAAACACTATGTTAATTTCGAGATGGAGGTGATTCCCGATATTAAAAAGGGAAAGAATACCAATGCCGAGTTACAAAAAAGCAAGGAAGGAGAACTTATTCTTTCTAAATTAACTGCGGGAAAAGAGCTGCACTTGTTTGATGAAAAAGGTAAAATGTTTTCGTCTGTTGAGTTTTCGCGTTTTTTGGAGAAAAAAATGATAAGCGGGCCTAAAGAATTAGTTTTGGTAGTGGGCGGCCCTTATGGTTTTTCTGACGAGGTGTATAAACGTGCAAGCACAAAGATTTCACTCTCGCGACTCACTTTCTCGCACCAAATGGTGCGATTGTTGTGTGTTGAACAAATTTACAGGGCAATGACAATTTTAAAAGGTGAACCTTATCATCACGAATAG